In a genomic window of Novosphingobium sp. KA1:
- a CDS encoding cytochrome c family protein: MAANRPLPTITLPVITSAVITRAVITPAVITLVALCLTATLAGCKDDRREERLREAGPRPTLARLLAVADADLGARKFGQCAACHRTTPGAPDLGGPNLYGVYGQPMGQTSQRFGYTAALRSAGGRWDAPTLERWMKNPQAVVPGTAMQFSGVPDALDRADIIAYLQSQSPAAKR, from the coding sequence ATGGCCGCGAACAGACCCCTGCCCACGATCACGCTTCCTGTGATCACCTCTGCCGTGATCACCCGTGCCGTTATCACCCCTGCCGTCATCACCCTCGTCGCGCTGTGCCTGACCGCCACGCTCGCCGGCTGCAAGGACGACCGCCGCGAGGAACGCCTGCGCGAGGCGGGTCCCCGCCCGACCCTCGCAAGGCTGCTGGCCGTCGCCGACGCCGATCTCGGCGCACGCAAGTTCGGGCAATGCGCCGCCTGCCACCGCACCACACCCGGCGCCCCCGATCTGGGCGGCCCCAACCTTTACGGCGTCTACGGCCAGCCAATGGGCCAGACCAGCCAGCGCTTTGGCTACACCGCCGCTCTGCGCAGTGCCGGCGGCCGATGGGACGCGCCCACCCTCGAGCGCTGGATGAAGAACCCGCAAGCGGTCGTTCCCGGCACTGCCATGCAGTTTTCCGGGGTGCCCGACGCGCTCGACCGGGCCGACATCATCGCCTATCTGCAAAGCCAGTCGCCTGCTGCCAAGCGATAG
- a CDS encoding LysR family transcriptional regulator, with protein sequence MMKLDGVVAFVTTVEAGSISAASRRLGLAKSVVSERLAELERTLGATLLQRSTRQLSLTNGGQTFLPRAQRILREAEEAAAELAARSGTLAGPLRLSAPVGFGILHLGAALARFLEGHPQIEVSLELDDGFVDATSGGFDAVLRHGAVGDGRLIARRLAKSRRLLVAAPAYLASAGVPASLADLERHRGILYANRSGDWRFAAPGGWSVVRPVAALRVNNGIVMRDVAAAGLGIALLPSFFVHEALAQGTLVEIDVGLEAEGAELFLAYPRDHGASAKIRALADSLRRSFGDPPYWER encoded by the coding sequence ATGATGAAGCTCGATGGCGTGGTTGCCTTTGTCACCACGGTGGAAGCAGGCTCGATCAGTGCGGCTTCGCGGCGCCTTGGCCTTGCCAAGTCGGTGGTGAGCGAGCGGCTGGCCGAACTGGAGCGCACGCTGGGGGCCACGCTGCTTCAGCGTTCCACGCGGCAATTGTCGCTCACCAACGGCGGGCAGACCTTCCTGCCGCGGGCGCAGCGCATCCTGCGCGAGGCGGAAGAGGCGGCGGCGGAACTCGCCGCGCGCAGCGGCACGCTGGCGGGGCCGCTGCGGCTTTCCGCTCCGGTCGGCTTCGGCATCCTCCATCTCGGCGCGGCGCTGGCGCGGTTCCTTGAGGGTCATCCGCAGATCGAGGTTTCTCTGGAACTCGACGACGGCTTTGTCGATGCGACGTCGGGCGGTTTCGACGCCGTCCTGCGGCACGGCGCGGTGGGGGATGGCAGGCTGATCGCGCGGCGGCTGGCAAAAAGCCGCCGCCTGCTGGTGGCCGCGCCAGCCTATCTGGCAAGCGCTGGGGTTCCGGCATCGCTGGCCGATCTCGAGCGCCATCGCGGCATTCTCTATGCGAACCGGTCGGGCGACTGGCGCTTCGCGGCGCCGGGAGGATGGTCGGTCGTGCGGCCGGTCGCCGCGCTACGGGTGAACAACGGGATCGTCATGCGGGACGTGGCCGCGGCCGGGCTCGGCATCGCCCTGCTGCCCTCGTTTTTCGTGCACGAGGCGCTGGCGCAAGGGACGCTGGTGGAGATCGACGTCGGGCTCGAAGCCGAGGGCGCCGAACTGTTCCTGGCCTATCCGCGCGATCACGGCGCCTCGGCCAAGATCCGGGCGTTGGCGGACAGCCTGCGCCGCAGCTTTGGCGATCCGCCCTACTGGGAGCGCTGA
- the bdcA gene encoding SDR family oxidoreductase, with product MDEFTAKNVLVLGGSRGIGAAIVRRFAQGGASVAFTYAGSRDAAEALAAETGAEAIQADSAARDALVATVAARGALDVLVINAGTLVLGDPLTLDADAVDHMIDVNVRAPYHAAVEAGRAMNDNGRIIVIGSVNGDRMPFAGGAAYALTKSAVQGMVRGLARDFGDHGITVNSIQPGPTDSDMNPAEGPMAATMHSFMAIKRHARPQEIAELAAYLAGPHAGMITGSMQTIDGGFGA from the coding sequence ATGGACGAATTCACCGCAAAGAACGTACTGGTCCTGGGCGGCAGCCGGGGCATCGGCGCCGCCATCGTGCGCCGCTTCGCACAGGGCGGCGCCAGCGTCGCCTTCACCTACGCCGGGTCGCGTGATGCCGCCGAGGCTCTTGCCGCCGAAACCGGCGCCGAGGCGATCCAGGCCGACAGCGCCGCGCGTGATGCGCTGGTCGCCACGGTTGCGGCCCGCGGCGCGCTCGATGTCCTGGTCATCAACGCCGGTACGCTGGTGCTGGGCGATCCGCTGACGCTCGACGCCGACGCGGTCGACCACATGATCGACGTCAACGTGCGCGCGCCCTATCACGCCGCCGTCGAGGCCGGTCGTGCGATGAACGACAACGGCCGCATCATCGTCATCGGCTCGGTCAACGGCGACCGCATGCCATTTGCCGGCGGCGCTGCCTACGCGCTCACCAAGTCGGCCGTGCAGGGCATGGTGCGCGGCCTCGCCCGCGATTTCGGCGACCACGGCATTACCGTCAACAGCATCCAGCCGGGACCGACCGACAGCGACATGAACCCGGCCGAGGGCCCGATGGCGGCGACCATGCACAGCTTCATGGCGATCAAGCGCCACGCGCGCCCGCAGGAAATCGCCGAACTTGCCGCCTATCTCGCCGGCCCCCATGCCGGGATGATCACCGGATCGATGCAGACCATCGACGGTGGCTTCGGGGCCTGA
- a CDS encoding LysR family transcriptional regulator, whose translation MLNLTTLKLFIRVAELGSLSRAADDANLAIGAISRRLSQLEHELGVPLLVRNGRGVALTPAGDALLVHAHRIMREVGLAVSDLSDYAKGLKGSVDILACTSAITQFLPADLAAFGQDNGKIRLNIQEVYSSEIVGRLRAGEAQVGVIMEEPGTLGLDTWKYRCDRLAVVAPPHVLFGTHSVRFQDLAEHEFVQMGYDTANTRLLARSADEQGWPFRLRAAVDSYDAVCRMIQAGFGIGILPSEAAKNFIVPMGLKLVELDEPWAQRQMLLAADAASLSGPARLLVEFLAARAPLG comes from the coding sequence ATGCTCAACCTGACGACCCTCAAGCTGTTCATCCGCGTGGCGGAACTGGGCAGCCTGTCGCGCGCGGCGGACGATGCCAACCTTGCCATCGGCGCGATCAGCCGCCGTCTCTCGCAACTGGAGCACGAACTCGGCGTCCCGTTGCTGGTCCGCAACGGGCGCGGCGTGGCGCTGACCCCGGCCGGTGATGCGCTGCTGGTCCATGCCCACCGGATCATGCGCGAAGTCGGCCTCGCGGTCTCCGACCTGTCGGACTACGCCAAGGGGCTGAAGGGCAGCGTCGACATCCTCGCCTGCACCTCGGCGATCACCCAGTTCCTGCCCGCCGACCTTGCCGCCTTCGGCCAGGACAATGGCAAAATCCGCCTCAACATCCAGGAAGTCTATTCCTCCGAAATCGTCGGCCGCCTGCGCGCGGGCGAGGCGCAAGTGGGCGTCATCATGGAAGAGCCCGGCACGCTCGGGCTCGACACCTGGAAATACCGCTGCGACCGCCTCGCCGTCGTCGCCCCGCCGCACGTGCTGTTCGGCACCCATTCGGTGCGCTTCCAGGACCTGGCCGAGCACGAATTCGTGCAGATGGGTTATGACACCGCCAATACCCGCCTGCTCGCCCGCTCCGCCGACGAACAGGGCTGGCCCTTCCGCCTGCGCGCGGCGGTCGACAGCTACGACGCCGTGTGCCGGATGATCCAGGCGGGCTTCGGCATCGGCATCCTGCCGAGCGAGGCGGCCAAGAACTTCATCGTGCCGATGGGCCTCAAGCTGGTCGAACTCGACGAGCCCTGGGCGCAGCGGCAGATGCTGCTCGCCGCCGACGCCGCCAGCCTGAGCGGCCCGGCTCGCCTGCTGGTGGAATTCCTGGCCGCCCGCGCCCCACTTGGCTGA
- a CDS encoding MarR family transcriptional regulator, with the protein MQPTIPAPDDKKQTARSYPHPFQGAGHTEARQVPVLLHRARDAMATRMRLIFDPYNLTDPQWRVLRLLSIEDEIDAADLAARAFLLGPSLSRIVRDLSERGLILRRASKEDARRYLHAITPAGMKLVREIVPQFDPLYERIERELGIKDLQRLNATMERLAEILSETP; encoded by the coding sequence ATGCAGCCGACGATCCCGGCCCCGGACGACAAGAAACAGACTGCACGGTCGTACCCCCATCCTTTTCAGGGGGCGGGCCATACGGAGGCGCGGCAGGTTCCGGTCCTGCTGCACCGGGCGCGCGATGCAATGGCCACGCGCATGCGCTTGATCTTCGATCCTTACAATCTGACCGATCCGCAATGGCGCGTCCTGCGCCTGCTGAGCATCGAAGACGAAATCGACGCGGCAGACCTTGCCGCCCGTGCCTTCCTGCTGGGCCCGAGCCTTTCACGGATTGTCCGCGATTTGTCCGAGCGCGGCCTGATCCTGCGACGTGCCAGCAAGGAGGACGCGCGTCGCTACCTCCACGCGATCACGCCGGCCGGCATGAAACTGGTACGCGAAATCGTGCCGCAGTTCGATCCGCTTTACGAACGGATCGAGCGCGAACTGGGCATCAAGGACCTACAGCGCCTGAACGCCACGATGGAGCGCTTGGCGGAAATCCTGTCCGAAACGCCCTGA
- a CDS encoding S10 family peptidase: MKLSRRFKAILMASSLAVSLGTSARAEEAVVADAGEHHSSTREVLRIGKTSVPYRAEAGTLTIRDDEGKPTASLFYVAYLADRKPGSERPLTFLFNGGPGSASLWLNVGGFGPWHVPGNAPHAMPAAPYRFEPNQASILDKTDLVFIDAVGTGYSRAMPGIDPAKSFWGVDQDVDSFARAITRYIAVNERWNAPKFLFGESYGTTRAAALALRLHNQGIDLNGVVLLSTILNFSDGLSGRDEGPIGLLPTCAAIAWYHGRVADRPEQLSAFLDEVRAFAIGPYARALAKGDRIAPDEEQTVAAQLSRFTGLPVSYLVQSHLRIDMERFRSELLRDKGLITGRFDGRFIGAASRIDESVAVDPATNDPATAGVSSALLTTYRDYLSHKVGFHSDLQYRALYNSVIEPAWDMHHRAPGYGHPLSSPNTALDLASAMRANPTMKVFVMNGLFDLATPFFGTEYDFAHMQLAAGLRDNVRFGYYETGHMAYVDASALSAMKRDLDGFYAGAVRP; the protein is encoded by the coding sequence GTGAAGCTGTCCCGCCGCTTTAAGGCCATCCTGATGGCATCCAGCCTTGCCGTGAGTCTCGGCACTTCCGCGCGCGCCGAAGAGGCCGTTGTAGCCGATGCCGGCGAACACCATTCGAGCACCCGCGAAGTGCTTCGTATCGGCAAGACCAGCGTGCCTTACCGCGCCGAAGCCGGTACGCTGACGATCCGCGATGACGAGGGCAAGCCGACCGCGAGCCTGTTCTACGTCGCCTATCTCGCCGACCGGAAGCCGGGCAGCGAGCGGCCGCTCACGTTCCTGTTCAACGGCGGCCCCGGATCGGCCAGTCTGTGGCTCAATGTCGGCGGGTTCGGGCCATGGCACGTGCCGGGCAATGCGCCTCACGCCATGCCTGCCGCGCCCTATCGTTTCGAGCCCAATCAGGCGAGCATCCTCGACAAGACCGACCTCGTGTTCATCGATGCGGTCGGCACCGGCTATTCGCGCGCCATGCCGGGGATCGATCCGGCAAAGAGCTTCTGGGGCGTCGATCAGGACGTCGATTCCTTCGCCCGTGCCATCACCCGCTACATCGCCGTGAACGAGCGCTGGAATGCGCCCAAGTTCCTGTTCGGCGAATCCTACGGCACCACCCGCGCCGCTGCATTGGCGCTGCGGCTGCACAATCAGGGCATCGACCTCAACGGCGTGGTCCTGCTTTCGACCATCCTCAACTTCTCGGACGGGCTTTCCGGGCGTGACGAAGGGCCGATCGGCCTCCTGCCGACATGCGCCGCGATAGCCTGGTATCATGGCCGCGTGGCTGACCGGCCCGAACAGCTATCGGCGTTTCTCGACGAAGTCCGCGCCTTCGCCATAGGCCCTTACGCCCGCGCGCTTGCCAAGGGCGACCGGATCGCGCCGGACGAGGAGCAGACCGTCGCCGCACAGCTCTCGCGCTTTACCGGACTGCCGGTGAGCTATCTCGTGCAGAGCCATCTGCGGATCGACATGGAGCGTTTCCGCAGCGAACTCCTGCGCGACAAGGGGCTGATCACCGGGCGTTTCGACGGCCGCTTCATCGGCGCGGCATCGCGCATCGATGAGAGTGTCGCGGTCGATCCGGCCACCAACGACCCGGCCACGGCGGGCGTCAGCAGCGCCTTGCTGACGACGTATCGCGATTACCTCTCGCACAAGGTCGGTTTCCACAGCGACCTGCAATATCGCGCGCTGTACAATTCCGTGATCGAGCCGGCCTGGGACATGCATCACCGCGCGCCGGGGTATGGCCATCCGCTGAGTTCGCCGAACACCGCGCTCGATCTCGCCTCGGCGATGCGGGCCAATCCGACGATGAAGGTCTTCGTGATGAACGGCCTCTTCGATCTGGCGACGCCGTTTTTCGGCACCGAGTACGACTTTGCGCATATGCAACTGGCCGCCGGCCTGCGCGATAACGTGCGGTTCGGGTACTATGAGACAGGCCATATGGCCTATGTCGATGCCAGCGCCCTGTCGGCCATGAAGCGCGATCTCGACGGTTTCTACGCAGGTGCCGTCAGGCCCTGA
- a CDS encoding S10 family peptidase yields the protein MVTQHSIQLHGKPLGYRAVAGRLPVRLADGAAADMFHVDYIVPGRSADRPVLFLFNGGPGSASLWLDLGSFGPRRVETRSPQPTPAWPIRIVDNQETLLDSADLVFVDAVGTGYSRVGEGTAPNAFFGVDPDLESFAGFVSAWLTRNGRWSSPRYILGESYGATRAAGLAQVLQHHGAAPSGVVLLSSILNFSDYHPGIDQGYVNALPSMAATAWYHHRAGQDTADLASFVAAARDFAAGPYADALRLGDRLPAEQEASVRAGLARFTGLSEAQLQRTGLRLDVGQFVRLLTGDGRMVGIYDTRVTARNTDDAASAPSFDAADTVVATVFPAANSQYLANELNYHGDGPYLATVAGLDNRWNWSTRAPGSGEPRTSPAMQENLSAAMHEDPAMRVLSLNGYYDLGTPFFGTENDLAHMLLPPEIRANLSFRYYPAGHMLYLDQGSRVAAAADVRSFLRAGAGETK from the coding sequence GTGGTCACGCAGCACTCGATCCAGCTTCACGGGAAACCCCTGGGCTATCGGGCGGTGGCGGGCAGGCTTCCGGTTCGCCTTGCCGATGGCGCGGCGGCGGACATGTTTCACGTCGACTATATCGTGCCCGGCCGCAGTGCGGATCGTCCGGTATTGTTCCTGTTCAATGGCGGCCCCGGTTCGGCCAGCCTCTGGCTAGACCTTGGCTCGTTCGGCCCGCGCCGGGTGGAAACCCGCAGCCCGCAGCCGACGCCCGCATGGCCGATACGCATCGTCGACAATCAGGAAACCCTGCTGGACAGCGCCGATCTCGTCTTCGTGGACGCGGTCGGCACCGGGTATTCGCGCGTGGGTGAGGGTACTGCTCCCAATGCGTTCTTCGGCGTCGATCCCGATCTTGAATCGTTTGCAGGCTTCGTATCGGCATGGCTGACGCGCAACGGGCGCTGGTCGTCGCCGCGCTACATCCTTGGCGAATCTTACGGCGCCACACGGGCGGCGGGGCTGGCGCAGGTACTTCAGCATCATGGTGCGGCGCCCAGCGGGGTCGTGCTGCTGTCCTCGATCCTCAACTTCTCGGACTATCATCCCGGCATCGACCAGGGCTACGTCAATGCCCTGCCGAGCATGGCGGCGACCGCGTGGTATCACCACCGCGCCGGACAGGACACGGCGGATCTGGCCAGCTTCGTTGCCGCCGCGCGCGACTTTGCCGCGGGCCCCTATGCGGATGCGCTGCGCCTGGGTGACCGCTTGCCGGCGGAACAGGAAGCTTCGGTACGGGCAGGGCTTGCACGGTTCACCGGGCTGTCCGAGGCACAGTTGCAGCGCACCGGCCTCAGGCTTGATGTCGGCCAGTTCGTGCGGCTGCTGACCGGAGACGGGCGGATGGTGGGCATCTACGATACCCGCGTCACCGCCCGGAATACCGACGATGCCGCCTCGGCGCCCTCGTTCGACGCGGCGGATACGGTTGTCGCCACGGTCTTTCCCGCCGCGAACAGCCAGTATCTGGCCAATGAATTGAACTATCACGGCGATGGGCCTTACCTCGCAACGGTGGCGGGCCTCGATAATCGCTGGAACTGGTCGACCCGTGCGCCGGGTTCGGGCGAGCCGCGCACCTCGCCGGCGATGCAGGAAAACCTGTCTGCCGCCATGCATGAGGACCCGGCAATGCGGGTGCTGTCGCTGAACGGCTATTACGACCTCGGCACGCCGTTCTTCGGCACGGAAAACGATCTGGCGCACATGCTGCTGCCGCCGGAAATCCGCGCGAACCTGTCGTTTCGCTATTATCCCGCCGGGCACATGCTCTATCTCGATCAGGGCTCACGCGTGGCAGCCGCAGCAGACGTCCGCTCCTTCCTTCGCGCCGGTGCAGGAGAAACCAAGTGA
- the hisC gene encoding histidinol-phosphate transaminase: MSKIDTALPHVRAIPPYPPGRPIDDVAREFGLDPATIVKIASNENPLGCSPKVTHALTALASGVNLYPDFDCYELTHALAAANGVEPAQVLPAAGSSEIIQLVARAFLEPGRAAIIPQYSFQAYVGAAMSVGAQALFVPAQDFAVDLDALLDAVTERTTVLFLASPNNPTGTLIAPDALDRFVDALPEHVLLVIDDAYCEYVEPALRFDSVAALQRRRNLLVMRTFSKIHGLAGLRVGYALGNPELLGLLRRLQVPFSVSATAQVAAVAALADTAFAERSRIENAHERARLALELTRRAIAFLPSAGNFLLLHVGAGAEMADRLMRQGVIVRPVDGYGLQEWLRVSIGLPAETDRFLAALDTVHAEAGQKV; encoded by the coding sequence ATGTCCAAGATCGACACGGCCCTGCCGCATGTCCGGGCAATCCCGCCCTACCCGCCGGGCCGTCCGATAGACGATGTCGCGCGCGAATTCGGCCTCGACCCCGCGACCATCGTCAAGATCGCCTCGAACGAAAACCCGCTCGGCTGCTCGCCCAAGGTGACCCACGCGCTGACCGCGCTGGCCTCGGGCGTGAACCTCTATCCCGATTTCGACTGCTACGAACTGACCCATGCCCTCGCCGCTGCAAACGGCGTCGAACCGGCCCAGGTCCTGCCCGCAGCCGGATCTAGCGAGATCATCCAGCTCGTCGCCCGCGCCTTCCTTGAACCCGGACGCGCGGCGATCATCCCGCAGTACTCGTTCCAGGCCTATGTCGGCGCGGCCATGTCGGTGGGCGCGCAGGCCCTGTTCGTGCCTGCACAGGATTTCGCCGTCGATCTCGACGCCCTGCTCGATGCCGTGACCGAGCGCACCACCGTGCTGTTCCTGGCCTCGCCCAACAACCCGACCGGCACCCTGATCGCGCCGGACGCGCTCGACCGTTTCGTGGATGCGCTGCCGGAACACGTGCTGCTGGTGATCGACGATGCTTACTGCGAATATGTCGAGCCCGCGCTGCGCTTCGATTCCGTCGCAGCCCTCCAGCGCCGCCGCAATCTTCTGGTGATGCGGACTTTCTCGAAGATCCACGGCCTTGCCGGGCTGCGCGTGGGCTATGCACTGGGGAATCCGGAACTGCTCGGGCTGCTGCGCCGCCTGCAAGTGCCGTTCTCGGTCAGCGCCACTGCCCAGGTCGCCGCCGTTGCCGCGCTGGCCGACACCGCCTTTGCCGAGCGCTCACGCATCGAAAATGCGCACGAACGGGCACGCCTCGCTCTCGAACTCACCCGCCGCGCCATCGCGTTCCTGCCTTCGGCGGGCAACTTCCTGCTGCTGCACGTCGGCGCCGGCGCGGAAATGGCGGATCGGCTGATGCGGCAGGGTGTGATCGTCCGCCCGGTCGACGGCTACGGCCTTCAGGAGTGGCTGCGCGTGTCGATCGGCCTGCCCGCAGAGACCGACCGCTTCCTCGCCGCGCTGGACACAGTGCACGCAGAAGCCGGCCAAAAGGTATGA
- a CDS encoding thiamine pyrophosphate-binding protein has protein sequence MRTGGEALVEQLIAEGVTKVFGIPGIQLDWAVEALRANVEHIDFVVPRHEQAASYMADGYARTTGKEGVCMVVPGPGMLNALSGIATAYACSSRVLFLVGQIDSGAIGKGHGLLHELPDQSAILRGLCKWHALAERPEDVARLVHEAFVQLRSGHPRPVAIELPADVLQAVAAGMTYPRAPEAPTAPGSDVIEQAATLLASARFPVIQAGGGAAAAGASEAIRALAERLQAPVVMTEGGRGVLDDRHPLALTTLGGRAVMPHADVVLVLGSRFVNALGQASYAHEATRYIYVNLDGSHAEAPRSEGLAIAADVRLTAEALLAALPEQKRQSAAERIAPVKRWAAGQLQRIQPQWSFAQALRAGMADDDILVSELTQIGYYSTIGFPVHGPRRYVTPGYQGTLGYGFNTALGAAHGNPDSRVVSINGDGGFAWGMQELATAARDQCAISIVVFVDGHYGNVRRIQNATFGKEFAVELTNPDFALLARAYGIPECNTDSPEGLLNGLEEAQKRGGPALITVTVGAMPSPWGLIHDFVPIGFEVPANPLGEPETV, from the coding sequence ATGCGCACAGGCGGTGAGGCGCTGGTCGAGCAGTTGATCGCGGAAGGCGTCACCAAGGTCTTCGGCATTCCCGGCATCCAGCTCGACTGGGCGGTCGAGGCACTGCGCGCGAACGTAGAGCACATCGATTTCGTCGTGCCGCGCCATGAGCAAGCCGCCTCCTACATGGCGGACGGTTATGCCCGCACCACCGGCAAGGAAGGGGTCTGCATGGTGGTGCCGGGGCCGGGCATGCTCAACGCGCTGTCCGGCATCGCCACGGCTTATGCCTGCTCCTCTCGCGTGCTGTTCCTGGTCGGCCAGATCGATTCCGGTGCGATCGGCAAGGGGCACGGCCTGCTCCACGAACTGCCCGACCAGAGCGCGATCCTGCGCGGACTGTGCAAGTGGCATGCCTTAGCCGAACGCCCCGAGGACGTTGCGCGCCTTGTGCATGAGGCTTTTGTCCAACTGCGCAGCGGGCACCCTCGCCCTGTCGCCATCGAACTGCCGGCGGACGTCCTGCAAGCCGTGGCTGCCGGCATGACCTATCCGCGCGCGCCCGAAGCCCCCACGGCTCCCGGCAGCGATGTGATCGAACAGGCCGCTACGCTGCTCGCCAGCGCCCGTTTCCCGGTCATTCAGGCCGGCGGCGGCGCGGCGGCGGCGGGCGCAAGCGAGGCGATCCGCGCCCTGGCAGAGCGGCTTCAGGCACCGGTCGTCATGACCGAAGGCGGTCGCGGCGTGCTCGACGACCGCCATCCGCTGGCGCTGACCACGCTCGGCGGGCGGGCGGTGATGCCCCATGCCGACGTTGTGCTGGTGCTTGGCAGCCGCTTCGTCAATGCGCTGGGACAGGCCAGCTACGCCCATGAGGCAACGCGCTACATCTACGTCAATCTCGACGGGAGCCACGCCGAAGCGCCCCGCAGCGAGGGCCTTGCCATCGCCGCCGACGTTCGCCTCACCGCCGAAGCGCTGCTGGCTGCCCTGCCCGAACAAAAGCGCCAATCTGCGGCCGAGCGCATCGCCCCCGTCAAACGCTGGGCCGCCGGGCAATTGCAGCGCATCCAGCCGCAGTGGAGCTTCGCCCAGGCCCTGCGCGCGGGTATGGCGGACGATGACATCCTCGTCAGCGAACTGACGCAGATCGGCTATTATTCGACCATCGGCTTTCCCGTCCATGGGCCCCGCCGCTATGTGACGCCGGGCTATCAGGGCACGCTGGGCTACGGCTTCAACACCGCGCTGGGCGCTGCGCATGGCAATCCGGACAGCCGTGTCGTCTCGATCAACGGCGACGGCGGTTTTGCCTGGGGCATGCAGGAACTGGCGACCGCCGCGCGCGACCAGTGCGCGATTTCCATCGTCGTTTTTGTCGACGGGCACTACGGCAATGTCCGCCGCATCCAGAACGCCACGTTCGGCAAGGAATTCGCGGTAGAACTCACCAATCCCGATTTTGCCCTGCTGGCCCGCGCCTATGGCATTCCCGAGTGCAACACAGACAGCCCAGAAGGCCTGCTGAACGGCCTTGAAGAGGCACAGAAACGCGGAGGACCTGCCCTCATCACCGTCACCGTTGGGGCAATGCCCAGTCCATGGGGGCTGATCCACGATTTCGTGCCGATCGGCTTCGAAGTGCCCGCCAATCCTCTTGGCGAACCGGAAACGGTCTGA
- a CDS encoding MFS transporter produces MTNANAPATPRYGWYVTAVLMVAYTFSFLDRQILNLMVGPIKADLAITDTQFAMLTGGAFGIFYTVMALPIGWLADRVSRKKLIAGGIALWSLMTMLCGTARTFPALLFTRIGVGVGEATLSPSAYSMLSDSFDRSRLPRAMSLYAIGIYIGAGTAMMLGGSIVEAIHRTPDVVLPILGATRSWHLVFLVVGAPGLLVSLWMLTLREPARRHSASEEQHSSNRSAPAAIWALLRRYPLMATSLFLGSAVLSVLSSMDAWYPELFIRKLGWDAAQTGHVNGVTSLTAGPLGMLAAGWLSSRMIARGRSDACLRLTAWSAALATVPAIVMPLLPNGFAMGLMLLPLKFLGGFTPVLIPAAIQIVAPDRLRGQLGALFLFTTGVVGVTLGPVLPALINDFVLHDEHALGLSLSVSALAVGPLAVLLLSIGLKEYRSRLAQVSGDDAPRASAVSGTADASLPLAQTI; encoded by the coding sequence ATGACGAACGCGAACGCCCCCGCTACGCCGCGCTACGGCTGGTACGTCACCGCCGTCCTGATGGTGGCCTATACCTTCTCGTTCCTCGACCGCCAGATCCTCAACCTGATGGTCGGCCCGATCAAGGCCGACCTCGCCATCACCGACACCCAGTTCGCGATGCTGACGGGCGGGGCGTTCGGCATCTTCTACACGGTGATGGCCCTGCCGATCGGCTGGCTGGCGGACCGCGTTTCGCGCAAGAAACTGATCGCCGGCGGAATCGCCCTGTGGAGCCTGATGACGATGCTCTGCGGCACGGCACGGACCTTCCCGGCGCTGCTGTTCACCCGCATCGGCGTGGGGGTCGGCGAGGCGACGCTATCGCCATCCGCCTACTCGATGCTGTCCGACAGTTTCGACCGTTCCCGCCTGCCGCGCGCGATGAGCCTCTATGCCATCGGCATCTACATCGGCGCGGGCACGGCGATGATGCTCGGCGGCTCGATCGTCGAGGCCATCCATCGCACCCCGGACGTGGTGCTGCCGATCCTTGGCGCCACGCGGTCCTGGCACCTGGTGTTCCTTGTCGTCGGCGCGCCGGGACTGCTGGTTTCGCTGTGGATGCTGACGCTGCGGGAACCCGCGCGCCGCCATTCCGCAAGCGAGGAGCAGCACTCCTCCAACCGCTCCGCCCCCGCCGCGATCTGGGCCCTGCTGCGGCGTTACCCGCTGATGGCCACCTCGCTGTTCCTGGGGTCCGCCGTGCTTTCCGTGCTGAGCAGCATGGATGCGTGGTATCCCGAGTTGTTCATCCGCAAGCTCGGCTGGGATGCGGCGCAGACCGGGCATGTCAACGGCGTGACCTCGCTGACCGCCGGACCGCTCGGCATGCTGGCGGCGGGCTGGCTGTCGAGCCGGATGATCGCGCGCGGCCGGAGCGATGCCTGCCTGCGGCTGACGGCGTGGTCCGCCGCGCTGGCGACCGTTCCGGCCATTGTCATGCCGCTGCTGCCCAATGGCTTTGCGATGGGGCTCATGCTGCTGCCGCTCAAGTTTCTCGGCGGCTTCACGCCGGTGCTGATCCCGGCGGCGATCCAGATCGTCGCGCCGGACCGGCTGCGCGGCCAGCTCGGCGCGCTGTTCCTGTTCACCACGGGCGTTGTCGGCGTCACGCTGGGCCCGGTACTGCCCGCGCTCATCAACGATTTCGTGCTGCACGACGAGCACGCGCTGGGCCTGTCGCTGTCGGTATCGGCGCTTGCGGTCGGGCCGCTCGCCGTCCTGCTCCTGAGCATCGGCCTCAAGGAATATCGCAGCCGTCTGGCGCAAGTGAGCGGAGACGATGCCCCCCGCGCAAGCGCCGTTTCCGGCACTGCCGACGCCAGTTTGCCCCTTGCGCAAACCATTTAA